The following proteins come from a genomic window of Pyxidicoccus sp. MSG2:
- a CDS encoding oxidoreductase yields MSKVWLITGSSRGLGRDLAKAVLAAGHRLVATARKPEQLRELVEQYGERVLPVALDVTDPAAARAAVAAATSTFGRLDVVVNNAGYANVASIEDVAEDDFREQFETNFFGVMHVTRAALPVMRAQRDGHIIQISSIGGRTGSPGLGAYQSAKWAVEGFSEVLSKEVGPLGIRVTLVEPGGFRTDWAGASMRVDPVSDAYGPTVGAFMENVRKHADAGRGDPAKAARAILQIASEKQPPLRLLLGSDAVFLAGTIAAQRAEDDARWKALSLSTDYDGMVDFAETPVARMLVAKRS; encoded by the coding sequence ATGTCGAAGGTCTGGCTCATCACTGGTAGCTCCCGCGGCCTCGGTCGCGACCTCGCGAAGGCCGTGCTGGCGGCCGGCCACCGCCTCGTGGCCACGGCGCGCAAGCCGGAGCAGCTGCGGGAGCTCGTCGAGCAGTACGGCGAGCGGGTGCTCCCTGTCGCCCTCGACGTCACCGACCCGGCGGCCGCTCGGGCGGCCGTCGCCGCGGCGACCTCCACCTTCGGGCGCCTCGACGTCGTCGTGAACAACGCCGGCTACGCGAACGTGGCCTCCATCGAGGACGTGGCGGAGGACGACTTTCGCGAGCAGTTCGAGACGAACTTCTTCGGGGTCATGCACGTCACGCGCGCGGCGCTGCCCGTCATGCGCGCGCAGCGGGATGGGCACATCATCCAGATTTCCTCCATCGGCGGGCGCACGGGGAGCCCCGGGCTGGGGGCCTACCAGTCCGCGAAGTGGGCCGTGGAGGGCTTCTCGGAGGTGCTCTCCAAGGAGGTGGGGCCGCTCGGCATCCGAGTGACGCTCGTCGAGCCCGGGGGCTTCCGCACCGACTGGGCAGGCGCTTCGATGCGCGTGGACCCCGTCAGCGACGCGTACGGGCCGACTGTCGGCGCCTTCATGGAGAACGTCCGCAAGCACGCTGACGCCGGTCGCGGCGACCCGGCGAAGGCCGCGCGCGCCATCCTCCAGATTGCCTCGGAGAAGCAGCCGCCGCTCCGGCTGCTGCTCGGCTCCGATGCCGTGTTCCTCGCGGGCACCATCGCGGCGCAGCGCGCGGAGGATGATGCCCGGTGGAAGGCGCTGAGCCTGTCGACCGATTACGATGGCATGGTGGACTTCGCCGAAACCCCCGTCGCCAGGATGCTGGTCGCGAAGAGGAGCTGA
- a CDS encoding papain-like cysteine protease family protein, translating to MLNKKLLLASLLMSGVASASWVDRPVTLIAQQYDQWCHAASIDMVATYWGDSFWTQCDIVKKEFGSTTCPNNPTASIDQTCTGLQGMGYLCSVAYAPLTFAQSFSDVYTYNRPFIPRIGWTSGGGHIMVMRGVDDVGQYVKYNNPLPVGTGSTSSWVTYTYFKNNSSWNWTHTVWNIRK from the coding sequence ATGCTCAACAAGAAGCTGCTACTTGCGAGCCTGCTGATGTCTGGCGTGGCCTCGGCCTCATGGGTCGACCGGCCCGTGACGCTGATTGCCCAGCAGTACGACCAGTGGTGCCATGCGGCGTCCATCGACATGGTTGCCACCTACTGGGGCGATAGCTTCTGGACCCAGTGTGACATCGTGAAGAAGGAGTTCGGCTCCACGACCTGTCCCAACAATCCCACGGCCTCCATCGACCAGACGTGTACGGGCCTGCAGGGAATGGGCTACCTGTGTAGCGTTGCCTACGCGCCGCTGACGTTCGCCCAGTCGTTCTCCGACGTATACACATACAACCGCCCCTTCATCCCTCGCATCGGCTGGACGAGCGGTGGCGGTCACATCATGGTGATGCGCGGCGTGGACGACGTGGGGCAGTACGTCAAGTACAACAACCCGCTGCCGGTGGGGACGGGCTCCACCTCGTCGTGGGTGACGTACACGTACTTCAAGAACAACAGCAGCTGGAACTGGACGCACACCGTCTGGAACATCCGGAAGTAG
- a CDS encoding DUF4476 domain-containing protein, with protein sequence MKAWILAATLAYGAPSLAQGFASKQVSHQWSTKSDVSASVNVTAPEGATGEISRGGKVVFRAEIPFRWEPRDLGPYQFTITSSSGETWSKELNIESMKAHQLRVQLTSSSSARGGGAAPAPAASAPAPTDAPPTANVAIGPETFTWAVSSDVTCTVKVLEPEGATGEIWAGNRLVKRLEIPFLYSPNDVGFYKFVVRTADGKVWVKKLEVEGMKMHKLTVKALGSAPAVPQESAPRAEAPAPAPAPQAEAPAPSPGHVPGAVSDEDFEQLTEVINDEAMSDDKLRVVEMASRRGRFSVYQVGQLVDLFSMSGDKVNVVKLLRASIADRKNAYQLMSKFTFSSDKEQVQKLLAGN encoded by the coding sequence ATGAAGGCATGGATCCTGGCCGCCACGCTGGCCTACGGGGCGCCGTCCCTGGCGCAGGGCTTCGCTTCCAAGCAGGTGAGCCACCAGTGGAGCACGAAGAGCGACGTCTCCGCGTCCGTCAACGTCACCGCGCCCGAAGGCGCCACCGGTGAGATTTCCCGGGGCGGCAAGGTCGTCTTCCGCGCGGAGATTCCCTTCCGCTGGGAGCCGCGCGACCTCGGCCCCTACCAGTTTACCATCACCAGCTCGAGCGGAGAGACCTGGTCGAAGGAACTCAACATCGAGTCCATGAAGGCCCATCAACTGCGCGTGCAGCTGACCTCCTCGTCCTCCGCGCGCGGCGGTGGCGCCGCTCCCGCTCCCGCCGCGAGCGCTCCGGCGCCCACGGACGCGCCGCCCACCGCCAACGTCGCCATCGGCCCGGAGACCTTCACCTGGGCCGTGAGCAGTGACGTGACGTGCACGGTGAAGGTGCTGGAGCCCGAGGGCGCCACCGGCGAAATCTGGGCCGGCAACCGGCTGGTGAAGCGGCTGGAGATTCCCTTCCTCTACAGCCCCAACGACGTCGGCTTCTACAAGTTCGTCGTCCGCACCGCCGACGGGAAGGTGTGGGTGAAGAAGCTCGAGGTCGAGGGGATGAAGATGCACAAGCTCACCGTCAAGGCCCTGGGCTCCGCCCCCGCCGTGCCCCAGGAGTCCGCGCCCCGCGCCGAGGCCCCGGCCCCGGCCCCGGCGCCCCAGGCCGAGGCGCCCGCACCGTCCCCCGGGCACGTCCCCGGGGCGGTGAGCGACGAGGACTTCGAGCAGCTCACCGAGGTCATCAACGACGAGGCGATGTCCGACGACAAGCTGCGAGTGGTGGAGATGGCCTCCCGCCGCGGCCGGTTCTCCGTCTACCAGGTGGGCCAGCTCGTGGACCTGTTCTCCATGTCCGGCGACAAGGTGAACGTCGTGAAGCTGCTGCGCGCGAGCATCGCGGACCGGAAGAATGCCTACCAGTTGATGAGCAAATTCACCTTCTCCTCCGACAAGGAGCAGGTGCAGAAGCTGCTCGCGGGCAACTGA
- a CDS encoding trypsin-like serine peptidase, producing MAPALAPQEYPFTVVGVLEIYFEEDDVLKKWVGSGYLLKTAAYPARRDLVLTAAHNLVYLRKPRLQEVHFTVYGDRDVYGIASRGNGSLRYAIAPGYDEHPNNPALDFGVMVLQEGVRGANEPLSLTIVGDTLRVAATIAGGVSARVREGDRRVFCSSVTAEKQRNTPLYYPVDATEQGMSGGPVLVERDSVWTSSGVVTGTGDVDGILRGIAAPIFAQTAEIIDALIETSLAG from the coding sequence ATGGCTCCCGCTCTCGCTCCCCAGGAGTATCCGTTCACCGTCGTCGGCGTCCTGGAGATCTACTTCGAGGAAGACGACGTCCTGAAGAAGTGGGTCGGTAGCGGGTACCTCCTGAAGACGGCGGCGTACCCGGCCCGCAGGGACCTCGTCCTGACCGCCGCGCACAACCTCGTCTATCTGCGCAAGCCGAGGCTGCAGGAGGTGCACTTCACCGTCTACGGAGACCGCGACGTCTACGGCATCGCGTCGCGTGGGAACGGCAGCCTCCGGTACGCGATTGCCCCGGGCTACGACGAGCACCCGAACAACCCGGCGCTCGACTTCGGGGTGATGGTTCTCCAGGAAGGGGTGCGAGGTGCGAATGAGCCCCTGTCGCTGACCATCGTCGGCGACACGCTCCGGGTGGCCGCGACCATCGCCGGAGGCGTGAGCGCCAGGGTGAGGGAGGGCGACCGCAGGGTGTTCTGCAGCTCCGTGACGGCCGAGAAGCAGCGGAACACGCCCCTGTACTACCCGGTGGACGCGACCGAGCAGGGGATGAGCGGCGGCCCCGTGCTCGTCGAGAGGGACTCCGTGTGGACGTCCAGCGGCGTCGTCACCGGGACGGGAGACGTGGACGGCATCCTCCGCGGAATCGCGGCGCCAATCTTCGCGCAGACGGCGGAGATCATCGACGCGCTGATTGAGACCTCACTCGCCGGGTGA
- a CDS encoding protein kinase domain-containing protein, which translates to MGESYDGRQGLLDDTLESDDSFLREVLRDEPPAHLPAPGDRLGGQEGHRFEILEWLGEGGMGAVFRAHDEKLQRVVALKFLLFFRGLEEGILREARAIARLNHENIIHIFDVSEWCASPGEPPIPFLVMEYLSGESLATMLQREGHLAVPRALEIVEGIAAGLAHAHEHHVIHRDLKPSNVFLTRRGVVKLLDFGLSNLPGANTSRKVHLLTEGTPAYMAPEQWRNGPRDARTDLWAVGMVLYEMLTGTPPLSLQRLAEFRDRVMSAEPLPLVRAHNPDVPSELETLVATLLAKDPARRLASAHELCDEVRELKRRLTPEPAALRSCSPERRQVTLVACQLTGLSVLPEPLDSEDMGELDLAFHRTCEELIGHHGGSPTWYLAGEVLGCFGCSQVQEDDADRAVHAGLLLARELPVALQRRLPHLPLSGLSVRVGIFTDLLSLCVHPPDSRGGRITLQGESSRAVSWLAHQAGPGEVVLGDESWKLVRGAYATEALGPRVFEGMSGPRSLDVHRVRCEREAPSRFERTLAVGGLSRMVGRQRELRLLLEDWERARRGRGAFVLLSGEAGIGKSRLFQELSERVATEPVHLLRFQCWSQFSTAIRHPATALIQHLLHLSSKDPPEQQLRRIQEHLGRLGLSETHVQLIAQLLSLPVRASDPVHRLSLEWRQEKTIEVLMALVLELARERPVLAIVEDLHWATASQLRFLELLLEEVREQPVLVIVSSRPDFQPAWSPHPWLHTMALNRLTAELAADLVREASHGHELPAEAVRELVRKTDGVPLFIEEMTRMVLERASAGASPGHSLRSIPVTLHELLLARLDTLPSRLKALVQLCSVVGRDFSLTLLEPLTRRDETTLRRELAGLVKAGLLQEPPREDAPVYQFRHALIQDAAYQSLSRSTRRKHHQHIASVLEERFPELVEARPELLAHHHTEAGDLELAIQAWQLAGERASRRSDNQEALTYFHLALKLLPGLPDAAQRERKELHLLMDMGTPMSQVRRYNSPELEQLYERVRELLREMGDELPRLRLPFWGFTTYYLIRGRFEVVVELVQRYLALEQRQHAGTPTHKSLGLKMALCRCLSVMGDNRGGRRLVEEVLAEPDIEVAQRRAMASRNWTDSRVSAFVHGSLLSAVGCQPDESRRYEQEAMSLAEKIGQPYGLASVLCACTLVSQLRREGREASRWAEECAALCREHRFRLWLAWVMALRGWALAELGQPEAALVHMKMVLPHWHGSGIRVYMPHCYAMLAEIHLKLEQPEEGLAAVRAALKRVAVSGERFYEAELHRLRGECLRRLGMAEQARACFSKALSVAREQEAHLFELRATVSLCRLLPDLGRKGAASRILAAVYRRFARHRDSPDLREARALLEELAEDGLPRASGDAEVLTFHA; encoded by the coding sequence GTGGGAGAGAGCTACGACGGACGGCAGGGCCTGCTCGACGACACCCTGGAGTCCGACGACTCCTTCCTGCGCGAGGTCCTCCGGGATGAGCCGCCGGCGCACCTGCCAGCCCCTGGCGACCGGCTCGGAGGGCAGGAGGGCCACCGGTTCGAAATCCTGGAGTGGCTGGGGGAAGGCGGAATGGGCGCCGTCTTCCGTGCGCACGACGAGAAGCTGCAGCGCGTGGTGGCGCTCAAGTTCCTCCTGTTCTTCCGGGGACTCGAGGAGGGAATCCTGCGCGAGGCACGAGCCATTGCCCGACTGAACCACGAGAACATCATCCACATCTTCGACGTGTCCGAGTGGTGCGCCTCCCCAGGGGAGCCGCCCATTCCCTTCCTCGTGATGGAATACCTGTCGGGCGAGTCCCTCGCGACCATGCTGCAGCGGGAGGGGCACCTCGCGGTGCCTCGCGCGCTGGAAATCGTCGAGGGCATCGCCGCGGGACTGGCCCACGCGCACGAGCACCACGTCATCCATCGGGATCTCAAACCCAGCAACGTCTTCCTCACCCGACGGGGCGTGGTGAAGTTGCTCGACTTCGGGCTGTCGAACCTGCCGGGAGCCAACACCTCGAGGAAGGTGCACCTGCTCACGGAGGGAACGCCGGCCTACATGGCGCCGGAACAGTGGCGGAATGGGCCGCGGGACGCACGCACCGACCTCTGGGCGGTGGGCATGGTGCTGTACGAGATGCTGACCGGAACGCCGCCCCTGTCCTTGCAGCGGCTCGCCGAGTTCCGCGACCGGGTGATGTCCGCCGAGCCCCTGCCCCTGGTGCGCGCGCACAATCCGGACGTGCCGTCCGAGCTGGAGACCCTGGTGGCCACCCTGCTGGCCAAGGACCCGGCCCGCCGGCTCGCTTCGGCCCACGAGCTGTGTGACGAGGTCCGCGAGCTGAAGCGGCGGCTGACGCCCGAGCCCGCTGCGCTGCGCTCGTGCTCGCCCGAGCGGCGGCAGGTGACGCTGGTGGCCTGCCAGCTCACGGGCCTCTCAGTCCTCCCGGAGCCGCTCGACAGTGAGGACATGGGCGAGCTGGACCTGGCCTTCCATCGCACGTGCGAGGAACTCATCGGGCACCACGGCGGCTCCCCTACCTGGTACCTGGCAGGCGAGGTGCTCGGCTGTTTCGGTTGCTCCCAGGTGCAGGAGGACGACGCGGACCGCGCGGTTCATGCGGGACTCCTGCTCGCCCGGGAACTGCCCGTGGCGCTCCAACGCAGGCTGCCGCACCTGCCCCTCTCCGGGCTGAGTGTGCGGGTGGGCATCTTCACGGACCTGCTGTCCCTGTGTGTGCATCCGCCGGACTCGCGGGGCGGCCGCATCACCCTCCAGGGGGAGTCCTCCAGGGCCGTTTCCTGGCTGGCGCATCAAGCCGGGCCGGGTGAGGTGGTGCTGGGCGACGAGTCCTGGAAGCTGGTGCGAGGGGCCTACGCAACGGAGGCGCTGGGGCCGCGTGTCTTCGAGGGAATGTCGGGGCCACGCTCCCTGGACGTGCACAGGGTGCGGTGCGAGCGGGAAGCCCCCTCCCGGTTCGAGCGGACGCTGGCCGTGGGAGGCCTCTCGCGGATGGTGGGGCGGCAGCGCGAGCTGCGACTGCTGCTGGAGGACTGGGAGCGAGCCCGACGCGGGCGGGGCGCCTTCGTGCTCTTGAGCGGCGAGGCCGGCATCGGCAAGTCCCGTCTCTTCCAGGAGCTGAGCGAGCGCGTCGCCACGGAGCCGGTCCACCTGCTGCGCTTCCAGTGCTGGTCCCAGTTCAGTACGGCCATCCGGCACCCCGCCACCGCGCTCATCCAGCACCTGCTCCATCTCTCGTCGAAGGACCCACCGGAACAGCAGCTGCGGCGGATTCAGGAACATCTGGGGCGCCTGGGCCTGTCAGAGACGCACGTGCAGCTCATCGCGCAGCTCCTGTCCCTGCCAGTCCGCGCGAGCGATCCCGTGCACCGGCTCTCGCTCGAATGGCGCCAGGAGAAGACCATCGAGGTCCTGATGGCACTGGTGCTGGAGCTGGCACGGGAGCGCCCGGTGCTCGCCATCGTGGAGGACCTGCACTGGGCCACCGCGTCGCAGCTCCGCTTCCTGGAGCTGCTGCTGGAGGAGGTCCGGGAACAGCCGGTGCTCGTCATCGTGAGCTCCCGGCCGGACTTCCAGCCCGCCTGGTCCCCCCATCCCTGGCTCCACACCATGGCGCTGAACCGGCTCACGGCGGAGCTCGCCGCGGACCTGGTGCGGGAGGCGTCGCACGGCCACGAGCTGCCGGCGGAAGCGGTGCGGGAGCTGGTCCGGAAGACGGATGGCGTCCCGCTGTTCATCGAGGAGATGACGCGCATGGTCCTGGAGCGGGCCTCCGCTGGCGCGAGCCCGGGCCACAGCCTGCGCTCCATTCCCGTCACCCTGCACGAGCTCCTGCTGGCCCGGCTCGACACGCTGCCCTCGCGCCTGAAGGCGTTGGTCCAGCTCTGCTCGGTGGTGGGACGCGACTTCTCGCTGACGCTGCTCGAGCCCCTCACGAGGCGCGACGAGACCACCCTGCGACGCGAGCTGGCCGGACTCGTGAAGGCAGGATTGCTCCAGGAGCCCCCGCGTGAGGACGCGCCCGTGTACCAGTTCCGGCACGCGCTGATCCAGGACGCGGCGTACCAGTCACTCTCGCGCAGCACGCGACGCAAGCATCACCAACACATCGCCAGCGTCCTGGAGGAGCGCTTCCCCGAGCTGGTGGAGGCGAGGCCCGAGCTGCTTGCCCACCACCACACGGAGGCTGGAGATCTGGAGCTGGCCATCCAGGCCTGGCAACTGGCGGGAGAGCGCGCCAGCCGGCGTTCGGACAACCAGGAGGCCCTCACCTATTTCCACCTGGCGTTGAAGCTGCTCCCCGGCCTGCCGGATGCGGCTCAGCGCGAGCGCAAGGAGCTGCACCTGCTGATGGACATGGGAACACCCATGTCCCAGGTCCGACGGTACAACTCCCCCGAGCTGGAGCAGCTCTACGAGCGGGTGCGGGAGCTGCTGCGCGAAATGGGCGACGAGCTGCCCCGGCTCCGGCTGCCCTTCTGGGGGTTCACCACGTACTACCTCATCCGGGGAAGGTTCGAGGTCGTGGTGGAGCTGGTCCAGCGCTATCTGGCGCTCGAGCAACGCCAGCATGCCGGGACGCCGACCCACAAGAGCCTGGGGTTGAAGATGGCCCTGTGCCGCTGCCTGTCCGTCATGGGCGACAACCGGGGGGGCCGGAGGCTCGTCGAAGAGGTGCTGGCGGAACCCGATATCGAAGTCGCGCAGCGCCGGGCGATGGCCTCGAGGAACTGGACCGACTCGAGGGTGTCCGCCTTCGTTCATGGGAGCCTCCTGTCCGCGGTGGGCTGTCAGCCCGACGAATCCCGGCGCTACGAACAGGAGGCCATGAGCCTGGCCGAGAAGATTGGACAGCCCTACGGGCTGGCTTCGGTGCTGTGCGCGTGCACGCTGGTCAGCCAACTCCGGCGTGAGGGGCGAGAGGCCTCGAGGTGGGCGGAGGAGTGCGCGGCGCTCTGCCGCGAGCACCGGTTCCGGCTGTGGCTGGCGTGGGTGATGGCACTGCGGGGCTGGGCGCTGGCCGAGCTCGGTCAGCCCGAGGCGGCGCTCGTCCACATGAAGATGGTGCTCCCGCACTGGCACGGGTCGGGCATCCGCGTCTACATGCCCCACTGCTACGCCATGCTGGCGGAGATCCACCTGAAGCTGGAGCAGCCGGAGGAAGGACTGGCCGCGGTGCGGGCCGCGCTGAAACGGGTCGCGGTTTCAGGGGAGCGCTTCTACGAGGCCGAGCTGCACCGCCTTCGGGGCGAGTGCCTGCGACGGCTCGGGATGGCGGAGCAGGCTCGGGCCTGCTTCTCCAAAGCCCTCTCCGTGGCGCGCGAGCAGGAAGCCCACCTCTTCGAGCTGCGCGCGACGGTGAGCCTGTGCCGGCTGCTCCCGGACCTCGGGAGGAAGGGCGCGGCCTCGCGCATCCTCGCAGCGGTGTATCGCCGGTTCGCCCGCCACCGGGACTCGCCGGATCTCCGCGAGGCCCGGGCCCTGCTGGAGGAGCTCGCGGAAGACGGGCTGCCGCGAGCTTCCGGTGACGCGGAGGTGCTCACCTTCCACGCGTGA
- a CDS encoding FKBP-type peptidyl-prolyl cis-trans isomerase, which translates to MKHLVFILLFTAATAHAAAPFATDKERDSYSIGQDLAASVKQLEVDVDVNALVQGLRDSLEGRASLMSAADLTQSRDRVQGSMLQNRKKKRDADSAKFGKAGQDFLVKNKAEKGVVTTASGLQYQVLTPGTGAKPGPMSRVVFDYKASVVGGTEFDSSASRGKPATLGVSDNIKGWTEAFQLMPVGSTYRFTVPPQLAYGAQGLPGKVPPNAAVVYEITLREISK; encoded by the coding sequence ATGAAGCACCTCGTGTTCATCCTGCTTTTCACCGCGGCCACCGCGCACGCCGCGGCGCCGTTCGCGACCGACAAGGAGCGGGACAGCTACTCCATCGGTCAGGACCTCGCGGCCTCGGTGAAGCAGCTCGAAGTGGACGTGGACGTCAACGCGTTGGTGCAGGGCCTGCGCGACAGCCTGGAGGGGAGGGCCTCGCTGATGAGCGCGGCGGACCTCACCCAGTCCCGGGACAGGGTCCAGGGCTCGATGCTCCAGAACCGCAAGAAGAAGCGCGACGCGGACTCGGCGAAGTTCGGCAAGGCGGGGCAGGACTTCCTCGTGAAGAACAAGGCCGAGAAGGGCGTGGTCACCACCGCCAGCGGGCTCCAGTACCAGGTGCTCACTCCCGGCACCGGTGCGAAGCCCGGCCCCATGAGCCGCGTGGTGTTCGACTACAAGGCCAGCGTCGTCGGCGGCACGGAGTTCGACAGCTCCGCCTCCCGAGGCAAGCCCGCCACCCTGGGCGTCAGCGACAACATCAAGGGCTGGACGGAGGCCTTCCAGCTCATGCCCGTGGGCAGCACGTACCGCTTCACCGTGCCGCCGCAGCTGGCGTACGGCGCCCAGGGGCTCCCCGGCAAGGTTCCGCCGAACGCGGCGGTCGTCTACGAAATCACCCTGCGCGAGATTTCGAAATGA
- a CDS encoding AraC family transcriptional regulator → MTADLVPMPSVLLDRLASLGVDVERVLRHAGVLLSRFQEPKAHLTTREFMAFWHAVEAVGGGRDLGLRIGSEARPHQYDVASMAALHSPNLGEALKKLARYKRVVCPEEVVNDISHGEARVRFHWLLAEGPLPMFLVDATFASTLALARRGTGKPLVPRRLELARRRSDADLLTRHFGCKVRFDAPVDLLVFDEGALAEPFVTHNADLLTLLVPGLETALNERLDRRRLADDVRTALRRRMHGERPSVEKLAKELHLSPRTLQRRLEEEGATYQGLLDEVRHESARRLLVSTDLDASEVAFLLGYEELNSFIRAFSGWEGTTPTRWRGAERSRAPS, encoded by the coding sequence GTGACCGCGGATCTCGTCCCCATGCCGAGCGTGCTGCTCGACCGCCTCGCCTCGCTTGGAGTCGACGTCGAGCGTGTGCTGCGGCATGCGGGCGTCCTGCTCTCGCGCTTTCAGGAGCCCAAGGCCCACCTGACGACCCGCGAGTTCATGGCGTTCTGGCACGCCGTGGAGGCCGTGGGCGGGGGGCGGGATCTCGGTCTGCGCATCGGTTCCGAAGCGCGGCCCCACCAGTACGACGTCGCGTCGATGGCCGCGCTCCACTCACCGAACCTCGGCGAGGCGCTGAAGAAGCTCGCTCGGTACAAGCGCGTCGTCTGCCCGGAAGAGGTCGTGAACGACATCTCCCACGGCGAGGCGCGGGTCCGCTTCCACTGGCTGCTCGCCGAGGGGCCGCTGCCCATGTTCCTCGTCGATGCGACGTTCGCCTCCACCCTGGCGCTCGCCCGCCGCGGCACGGGCAAGCCGCTCGTTCCGCGGCGCCTCGAGCTCGCGCGGCGGCGCTCCGATGCGGACCTGCTCACCCGTCACTTCGGGTGCAAGGTCCGCTTCGACGCGCCCGTCGACCTGCTCGTCTTCGACGAGGGCGCGCTCGCCGAGCCCTTCGTCACGCACAACGCCGACCTGCTGACGCTCCTCGTGCCCGGCCTCGAAACCGCGCTGAACGAGCGGTTGGACCGGCGCAGGCTCGCGGACGACGTCCGCACGGCACTCCGCCGCCGCATGCACGGCGAGCGCCCCTCCGTCGAGAAGCTCGCGAAGGAGCTGCACCTGAGCCCCCGCACGCTCCAGCGCCGGCTCGAGGAGGAGGGCGCGACGTACCAGGGACTGCTCGACGAGGTGCGCCATGAGTCCGCACGCAGACTCCTGGTGAGCACCGACCTCGATGCCAGTGAAGTGGCGTTCCTGCTGGGCTACGAGGAGCTGAACTCGTTCATCCGCGCATTCAGTGGGTGGGAGGGGACGACTCCGACCCGCTGGCGTGGAGCTGAGCGGAGCCGCGCTCCCAGCTGA
- a CDS encoding esterase/lipase family protein, which yields MSGLNRHVGLVAALLLMGTTAAAQTLDCQTSQERMPLSGLTPNPKAVATVPLDKQRAGYVRVGGGCEVSRFGFESVHAAVMVQNAPDGEFGWRCKGADPALISNPAWARASVTYCRAADAGGATLPLQCTTLTKKTGLLRNPTVEVTLTPTLVSDGYVVVSGGCDTSHFGSGSVHAENVVISRPTPGGQGWYCQAADPPNHGQDATVEASLVACRVGPTAVTPKPNLQCTVTPGTQGTGAYPKSFARGPAKALGGGCELSYAGNGSAHAEFMVQQGPQADGSWACLAADPPLISNPGNAKASVVSCNLTTTAPPPPVTAPTTRKNPIIVVGGTLATEIIYWVLEGRLRADGYYVEFFELPGGGLIDIREGAQYLKNRVAEVLLKTGAEKVNLIGHSQGGITARTYVHDFGWRLVENLISLGTPHQGTHADPLLAALLVGCLGQPTDKPICTQLRAGPFLTEINQRASDDGIGYTNINSIKPLDVFTDGYTNGRMVNCDRTNAQGQPLRCNITVQEDCPGNLVEHIGLAANGVVYSGIRQALNRQPIQLDCSAL from the coding sequence ATGAGCGGCCTGAACAGACACGTGGGGCTGGTCGCCGCGCTGCTGTTGATGGGCACGACGGCCGCGGCGCAGACGCTCGACTGCCAGACCTCCCAGGAGCGGATGCCCCTCTCGGGACTGACGCCCAACCCGAAGGCGGTGGCGACGGTACCGCTCGACAAGCAGAGGGCGGGCTACGTCCGGGTGGGCGGCGGGTGCGAGGTGTCCCGCTTCGGCTTCGAGTCCGTGCACGCCGCGGTGATGGTGCAGAACGCGCCGGACGGGGAGTTCGGCTGGCGTTGCAAGGGCGCGGACCCGGCGCTCATCTCCAATCCGGCCTGGGCTCGCGCTTCCGTCACCTATTGCAGGGCCGCCGACGCGGGCGGCGCCACGCTGCCGCTGCAATGCACGACGCTCACGAAGAAGACGGGCCTGTTGCGCAACCCCACCGTCGAGGTGACGCTCACGCCGACGCTCGTCTCCGACGGCTACGTCGTGGTCTCCGGCGGCTGTGACACCTCGCACTTCGGCAGCGGCTCCGTGCACGCGGAGAACGTGGTCATCTCCAGGCCCACGCCTGGAGGACAGGGCTGGTACTGCCAGGCGGCGGACCCGCCGAACCACGGCCAGGACGCCACCGTCGAGGCGTCGCTCGTCGCCTGCCGCGTGGGCCCCACCGCGGTGACGCCGAAGCCCAACCTCCAGTGCACCGTGACGCCGGGCACCCAGGGCACGGGGGCGTATCCGAAGTCCTTCGCCAGGGGGCCGGCCAAGGCGCTGGGTGGCGGCTGCGAGTTGTCCTACGCCGGCAACGGCTCCGCCCACGCGGAGTTCATGGTGCAGCAGGGGCCCCAGGCCGACGGCAGCTGGGCCTGTCTCGCCGCGGACCCGCCGCTCATCTCCAACCCCGGCAACGCGAAGGCCAGCGTGGTGAGCTGCAACCTCACCACCACCGCACCGCCGCCGCCGGTGACCGCGCCGACGACGCGAAAGAATCCCATCATCGTCGTCGGCGGCACCCTGGCGACCGAAATCATCTACTGGGTCCTGGAGGGACGGCTCCGGGCGGACGGCTACTACGTCGAGTTCTTCGAGCTGCCCGGAGGAGGGCTCATCGACATCCGCGAGGGTGCGCAGTACCTCAAGAACCGGGTGGCGGAGGTGCTGCTGAAGACGGGCGCGGAGAAGGTCAACCTCATCGGCCACAGCCAGGGCGGCATTACGGCCCGGACCTACGTGCATGATTTCGGCTGGCGCCTCGTGGAGAACCTCATCAGCCTGGGCACGCCCCATCAGGGCACCCACGCCGACCCGCTGCTGGCCGCGCTGCTGGTCGGGTGCCTGGGCCAGCCCACCGACAAGCCCATCTGCACCCAGCTGCGCGCCGGCCCCTTCCTGACTGAAATCAACCAGCGGGCCTCCGACGACGGCATCGGCTACACGAACATCAACAGCATCAAGCCTCTCGACGTGTTCACCGACGGCTACACCAACGGCCGCATGGTGAACTGCGACCGCACGAACGCGCAGGGGCAGCCCCTGCGGTGCAACATCACCGTGCAGGAGGATTGCCCGGGCAACCTCGTCGAGCACATCGGGCTCGCGGCCAATGGAGTCGTCTACAGTGGCATCCGGCAGGCATTGAATCGCCAACCCATCCAGCTCGACTGCTCCGCGCTCTGA